Proteins from a single region of Corylus avellana chromosome ca11, CavTom2PMs-1.0:
- the LOC132166073 gene encoding probable xyloglucan galactosyltransferase GT19, protein MASTPTILTATIFLFLFLLKSTISQPTTTTDCTGRWIHIRRLPTRFNLDLLFNCSQYPLFDNFCPYLPNHGLGHKTHPLSRSWFRTDPLMLELIFHRRMLEYSCLTADPNAANAVYLPYYAAIDALRYLYGPDVNASADHGLELFDFLQYDSPGIWARREGHDHFLVMARPSWDFSQPLRNDPPSWGTSFLQLPEFYNVTALTLEARAWPWQDHAVPYPTSFHPPSLAFLESWMRRVRRSRRSTFMLFAGGGGISATPNIRRSIRNECTSNVTQYLGAYVKLCEVVDCSNGVCEHDPIRYMKPMLQATFCLQPPGDTPTRRSTFDSLLAGCIPVFFEELSAKLQYTWHLPEEIYREFSVFIPKEEVVFKGLRIVEVLMGIPRTRVRRMREKVIELMPRVMYRRHGSSFNFRATKDAFDIAIEATLHRIKSRFEEEVAFE, encoded by the exons atggcctccACACCCACAATTCTCACCGCCActatcttcctcttcctcttcctcctcaaaTCGACCATTTCCCAGCCCACCACCACCACGGACTGCACTGGCCGTTGGATCCACATCAGACGGCTGCCCACGCGGTTCAATCTGGATCTCTTGTTCAACTGCTCCCAATATCCTCTCTTCGACAATTTCTGCCCCTATCTTCCCAACCACGGCCTCGGCCACAAGACCCATCCTCTCTCCCGCAGCTGGTTCCGCACTGACCCTCTCATGCTCGAGCTCATCTTCCACCGCCGCATGCTCGAGTACTCTTGCCTCACCGCCGATCCCAATGCCGCCAACGCCGTCTATCTCCCTTACTACGCCGCCATCGACGCCCTCCGTTACCTCTACGGCCCCGACGTCAATGCCAGCGCCGACCACGGCCTCGAATTGTTCGATTTTCTCCAATACGACAGCCCCGGCATATGGGCTCGCCGTGAAGGCCACGACCATTTCCTGGTAATGGCAAGGCCTTCCTGGGACTTCTCGCAACCTTTGCGCAACGATCCTCCCTCGTGGGGCACTTCCTTCCTCCAACTCCCCGAGTTCTACAACGTCACGGCTTTGACGTTGGAGGCCAGAGCTTGGCCTTGGCAGGACCACGCCGTCCCTTACCCGACGTCGTTTCACCCGCCGTCCCTCGCCTTCTTGGAGTCGTGGATGCGCCGCGTGAGGCGCTCCCGGAGGTCCACCTTTATGCTCTTCGCCGGCGGCGGAGGGATCTCCGCCACGCCGAACATCCGGCGGAGCATTAGGAACGAGTGTACCAGTAATGTGACTCAGTATCTTGGTGCGTACGTGAAGCTGTGCGAGGTCGTGGATTGCTCCAATGGGGTGTGTGAGCACGATCCAATAAG atatatGAAGCCTATGTTGCAAGCGACCTTTTGCTTGCAACCGCCCGGGGACACACCCACGCGGAGGTCCACTTTTGATAGCCTTCTCGCCGGCTGCATACCGGTCTTCTTCGAGGAATTGTCGGCGAAGTTGCAGTACACGTGGCATTTGCCGGAAGAGATATACAGGGAGTTTTCTGTCTTTATACCGAAGGAAGAGGTGGTGTTTAAGGGACTGAGAATTGTAGAGGTGTTAATGGGTATACCAAGAACAAGAGTGAGGAGGATGAGAGAGAAAGTGATAGAGTTAATGCCGAGGGTTATGTACAGGAGGCATGGGAGTTCCTTCAATTTCAGGGCAACCAAAGATGCATTTGATATTGCAATTGAGGCTACCTTACACAGGATTAAATCTAGGTTTGAAGAAGAAGTGGCATTTGagtaa